One genomic window of Solanum dulcamara chromosome 10, daSolDulc1.2, whole genome shotgun sequence includes the following:
- the LOC129870444 gene encoding uncharacterized protein LOC129870444: protein MEGKQLKFNQPLLSVRRISPAMISQRDEKKKTDNSFPTMTHPPPCKSELKSGLVVKPGTVPFLWEHSPGRPKDESRPQTRLTEKPPTAPKLPPGWKLRDYQDFNQTGKFQNVMPSCTSFSDENVKKVESFDSSKEIMHDKEKIELEVDDEAYLDALDTLSRTESSFLNCSVSVLSGFDEPNAKQSRTSSTNPQTKDFMMGRFLPAAKAMTSDKTSETPYYVRKKQQPVEDQRRQTKNIIHGDRQPQLRYGPSFTLYHSQAYDYIDYEEESDDDCYDSGNLSTKICGLLPHFCLKSSFRMLNPVPAMSARTRMPVFPVGRMRTGSFSTACSGTENERSTSDVSEQRSVIGYITTEPHEDKNDAEGRAYSTYANDPYDNMTMLRTNAEENNPEVKCLSDQSNSREVDVLTPFVEKTLYIDIVHKMDSSVKISCSPDKKQSKLQHEDVEILEQMIKQKPFVDSSLYSSDTSLKPYLQRKADFNPPRSVEKLNNGRETKTWTSTCQAQDCYQYAMTLAKSDSDGVGKNRKPIPRKEKLENSCKVHPEFLVPPPLPKSPSDSWLCRTLPSLSTKNASSRAYIGTGLNPNNQSSKPLPSDSKWETIVKMTEKQQHL from the exons ATGGAGGGCAAGCAATTGAAGTTCAATCAACCTCTTTTGTCAGTAAGACGAATCTCTCCGGCGATGATTTCCCAGAGAGATGAGAAAAAGAAAACTGACAATTCCTTTCCCACTATGACGCATCCTCCTCCTTGCAAATCAGAATTGAAGTCAGGCTTAGTGGTAAAGCCAGGAACTGTTCCTTTCCTCTGGGAACATAGCCCCGGAAGACCTAAGGATGAGAGCAGACCACAAACTCGTCTCACGGAAAAACCTCCTACCGCGCCAAAGCTTCCCCCTGGGTGGAAGTTAAGAGATTACCAAGATTTCAATCAAACTGGAAAATTTCAAAATGTCATGCCGAGTTGCACTTCTTTTTCAGATGAAAATGTAAAGAAGGTTGAGAGTTTTGACAGCTCAAAAGAGATAATGCACGATAAGGAAAAGATTGAATTGGAGGTTGACGATGAAGCCTATTTGGATGCCCTGGATACACTTTCAAGAACTGAATCATCCTTCCTAAATTGTAGTGTAAGTGTCTTAAGTGGATTTGATGAGCCGAATGCAAAACAATCTCGAACTTCTTCAACGAATCCGCAGACTAAGGATTTCATGATGGGTCGATTTCTGCCAGCAGCTAAGGCAATGACTTCAGATAAGACTTCAGAAACACCTTACTACGTCCGCAAGAAGCAACAACCTGTTGAGGATCAACGAAGACAGACAAAGAATATAATACATGGGGATAGACAGCCTCAGTTGCGCTACGGACCTAGTTTTACACTTTATCATTCCCAAGCTTATGATTATATAGACTACGAAGAAGAAAGTGATGATGACTGTTATGATAGTGGAAATTTATCTACTAAAATTTGTGGATTGTTGCCTCATTTTTGCTTGAAAAGTTCTTTTCGTATGCTGAATCCTGTACCTGCAATGAGTGCTAGAACTCGAATGCCCGTCTTTCCTGTCGGTAGAATGCGAACTGGATCCTTTTCTACTGCTTGTAGCGGAACGGAGAATGAG CGATCAACATCTGATGTAAGTGAGCAAAGGTCTGTCATTGGATACATAACAACTGAACCACACGAGGATAAGAATGATGCCGAGGGCAGGGCCTATTCAACTTATGCCAATGACCCTTACGATAATATGACAATGCTTCGCACTAACGCGGAAGAAAATAATCCGGAAGTCAAGTGCTTGTCTGATCAGAGCAATAGCAGGGAAGTAGatgttttaactccttttgtAGAGAAAACTCTGTACATAGATATTGTGCATAAAATGGATTCGTCAGTTAAGATATCATGTTCTCCAGATAAAAAACAATCTAAGTTACAACACGAGGACGTTGAGATACTTGAACAGATGATAAAACAAAAACCATTTGTAGATTCTTCACTTTATTCGTCTGACACTTCATTAAAGCCATATCTTCAAAGGAAAGCTGACTTCAATCCACCACGTTCAGTGGAAAAACTGAACAATGGAAGGGAGACGAAAACATGGACATCTACCTGTCAAGCTCAAGATTGTTACCAATATGCAATGACCTTAGCAAAGTCTGACAGTGATGGTGTAGGAAAAAACAGAAAGCCAATTCCGAGGAAAGAAAAGTTAGAGAACTCATGCAAAGTGCACCCAGAGTTTCTTGTTCCACCACCTTTACCGAAATCTCCATCAGATTCATGGCTTTGCCGCACTTTACCTTCTTTATCCACAAAGAATGCATCTTCACGGGCTTATATCGGGACAGGACTCAATCCTAATAACCAGTCTTCTAAGCCACTACCTAGTGATTCCAAGTGGGAAACAATTGTTAAAATGACAGAGAAGCAACAGCATTTGTGA